The following coding sequences lie in one Leucobacter allii genomic window:
- the rsmG gene encoding 16S rRNA (guanine(527)-N(7))-methyltransferase RsmG, whose product MTTSIELEPTAAAEIAGDRIGVLRAFADDLGRRGEELGLIGPLEPPRLWTRHLLNSAVLAPLLVSGARVADIGTGGGMPGLVLAIVRPDVRFLLIEPMERRCAWLTEQIERLGLENAEVRRGRAEEFHDAFEVDQITARAVTALRKLIPLTAPLLRDGGEMLFLKGASVQEEIEAAAKALRKHRVTDVAVEELGIGQLDETTRVFRAKIVRHG is encoded by the coding sequence GTGACCACCAGCATCGAGCTCGAGCCGACGGCAGCCGCGGAGATCGCCGGCGACCGCATCGGCGTGCTGCGCGCGTTCGCGGACGATCTCGGCCGGCGCGGCGAGGAGCTCGGTCTCATCGGCCCGCTCGAGCCCCCGCGCCTGTGGACCCGTCACCTCCTCAACAGCGCGGTGCTGGCGCCGCTGCTCGTGTCCGGCGCCCGCGTTGCGGACATCGGCACCGGGGGCGGCATGCCGGGGCTCGTGCTCGCCATCGTGCGACCCGATGTCCGCTTCCTGCTCATCGAGCCCATGGAGCGGCGCTGCGCCTGGCTCACCGAGCAGATCGAGCGGCTGGGACTCGAGAACGCCGAGGTGCGCCGGGGCCGTGCCGAGGAGTTCCATGACGCCTTCGAGGTGGACCAGATCACCGCGCGCGCGGTGACGGCGCTGCGCAAGCTCATCCCGCTCACCGCTCCCCTGCTGCGCGACGGCGGCGAGATGCTCTTCCTCAAGGGCGCCTCGGTGCAGGAGGAGATCGAGGCCGCGGCGAAGGCGCTGCGGAAGCACCGCGTCACGGACGTCGCGGTCGAGGAGCTCGGGATCGGCCAGCTCGATGAAACGACCCGGGTGTTTCGCGCTAAAATCGTGAGACATGGCTGA
- a CDS encoding ParA family protein, translated as MAEAEKSLVGDHLVDKIRRRRKLAETVSPLPVQTRIVTVSNQKGGVGKTTTTVNLASALARRGANVLVVDMDPQGNASTALGVPHRPEVTSIYDVLLGDDDIEDALQPTTDHENLWCVPSTIHLAGAEIELVSLVAREQRLRTALQQFLAASERRYHYVFIDCPPSLGLLTVNAFVAADEVLIPIQCEYYALEGLSQLLGNIQLIQKHLNPELAISTILLTMYDARTNLAQEVAGEVRAHFPEQVLDAVIPRSVRISEAPSYGQTVHAYDGASIGALAYLEAAAEIAERGARGEAAPERNEAAATVAQGEA; from the coding sequence ATGGCTGAAGCGGAGAAGTCGCTCGTCGGCGATCACCTCGTCGACAAGATCCGGCGACGGCGGAAACTCGCGGAGACGGTCTCCCCGCTCCCTGTGCAGACCCGCATCGTCACCGTCTCCAACCAGAAGGGCGGCGTCGGCAAGACGACCACGACGGTCAATCTCGCCTCCGCCCTCGCCCGTCGCGGAGCCAACGTGCTCGTCGTCGACATGGATCCGCAGGGCAACGCCTCCACGGCGCTCGGCGTGCCGCACCGGCCCGAGGTGACCAGCATCTACGACGTGCTGCTCGGCGACGACGACATCGAGGACGCGCTGCAGCCGACCACCGATCACGAGAACCTGTGGTGCGTGCCCTCGACCATCCACCTCGCCGGCGCCGAGATCGAGCTCGTCTCCCTGGTCGCCCGCGAGCAGCGGCTCCGCACCGCTCTGCAGCAGTTCCTCGCGGCATCGGAACGGCGCTACCACTACGTGTTCATCGACTGCCCCCCGTCCCTCGGCCTGCTCACGGTGAACGCCTTCGTCGCGGCGGACGAGGTGCTCATCCCGATCCAGTGCGAGTACTACGCGCTCGAGGGTCTGAGCCAGCTACTCGGCAATATCCAGCTCATCCAGAAGCATCTGAACCCCGAGCTCGCGATCTCCACGATCCTCCTCACCATGTACGACGCGCGGACGAATCTGGCTCAGGAGGTCGCGGGCGAGGTCCGCGCCCACTTCCCCGAACAGGTGCTCGACGCCGTGATTCCGAGATCGGTGCGGATCTCGGAGGCCCCGAGCTACGGGCAGACCGTGCACGCCTACGACGGCGCCTCCATCGGCGCGCTCGCGTATCTCGAGGCCGCGGCGGAGATCGCGGAGCGGGGAGCGCGGGGCGAGGCGGCACCCGAACGGAACGAGGCCGCCGCCACGGTGGCGCAGGGAGAGGCATAA
- a CDS encoding ParB/RepB/Spo0J family partition protein, which yields MATTKKRGGLGRGIGALIPQSPATGERPVDVFFPASGAAAAVAEEPAGEASASADAELRDVPGARLTRIDVADIVPNRVQPRTEFDEEALEELTHSVREFGVFQPIVVRAIEPAPAAGEPQYELIMGERRLRASKRAGLDTIPAIVRSTSDEHMLRDALLENLHRAQLNPLEEASAYQQLLADFGITQEQLATRIGRSRPQISNTIRLLRLPEPVQTRVAAGVLTAGHARAILSLDGDGEAMQRLADKIVNEGLSVRAAEAVAAEEPKRKSPKPRAGGVQAQLGEIAERLGDRFDTRVAVKLGAKKGQIIIDFATIADLKRILAELGDPGFGA from the coding sequence ATGGCGACGACGAAGAAGCGAGGCGGCCTCGGCCGCGGGATCGGCGCGCTGATCCCGCAGTCCCCGGCAACCGGCGAGCGACCGGTCGATGTGTTCTTCCCCGCGAGCGGGGCCGCGGCGGCGGTCGCCGAGGAGCCCGCGGGCGAGGCGAGCGCGTCGGCCGACGCCGAGCTGCGCGACGTGCCCGGCGCGCGGCTCACGCGCATCGACGTCGCCGACATCGTGCCGAACCGGGTGCAGCCGCGCACCGAGTTCGACGAGGAGGCGCTCGAGGAGCTCACCCACAGCGTCCGCGAGTTCGGGGTCTTCCAGCCGATCGTCGTCCGGGCGATCGAGCCGGCCCCGGCCGCGGGCGAACCGCAGTACGAGCTCATCATGGGCGAGCGGCGCCTGCGCGCCTCCAAGCGCGCGGGCCTCGACACGATCCCGGCGATCGTGCGCAGCACCTCGGACGAGCACATGCTCCGCGATGCGCTGCTCGAGAACCTGCACCGCGCGCAGCTGAATCCCCTCGAAGAGGCCTCGGCCTACCAGCAGCTGCTCGCCGACTTCGGGATCACGCAGGAGCAGCTCGCGACGCGCATCGGCCGCTCCCGGCCGCAGATCTCCAACACCATCCGATTGCTGCGGCTGCCCGAGCCCGTGCAGACCCGGGTCGCGGCCGGCGTGCTCACCGCGGGCCACGCCCGCGCCATCCTCTCGCTCGACGGCGACGGCGAGGCCATGCAGCGCCTCGCCGACAAGATCGTGAACGAGGGCCTCTCGGTCCGCGCGGCGGAGGCCGTCGCAGCCGAGGAGCCGAAGCGGAAGAGCCCGAAGCCGCGCGCCGGCGGGGTCCAGGCGCAGCTCGGCGAGATCGCCGAGCGCCTGGGCGACCGCTTCGACACCCGCGTCGCGGTCAAGCTCGGCGCGAAGAAGGGGCAGATCATCATCGACTTCGCCACGATCGCCGACCTCAAGCGCATCCTCGCCGAACTCGGCGACCCGGGATTCGGGGCGTAG
- a CDS encoding SRPBCC family protein, whose protein sequence is MAAEERIVAAERVVAAEAAEIFELIADPARQPEWDGNGNLTAAGAGQRVRAVGDVFTMTIHTGEVRENRIVEFVEGRRIAWLPSPVGLPEPGHLWRWELEPLASGGTLVRHGYDWSGLTDETRFARARANTAEALRASIDRLAGLVETADDPRR, encoded by the coding sequence ATGGCCGCCGAGGAGCGGATCGTCGCGGCCGAGCGCGTCGTCGCGGCCGAGGCGGCGGAGATCTTCGAGCTCATCGCCGATCCCGCGCGGCAGCCCGAGTGGGACGGCAACGGGAACCTCACCGCGGCCGGCGCGGGGCAGCGCGTCCGCGCCGTCGGCGACGTGTTCACCATGACGATCCACACCGGCGAGGTGCGCGAGAACCGCATCGTGGAGTTCGTCGAGGGGCGAAGGATCGCCTGGCTCCCCTCCCCCGTCGGGCTGCCGGAGCCCGGCCACCTGTGGCGGTGGGAGCTCGAACCCCTGGCATCGGGCGGCACCCTCGTCCGCCACGGCTACGACTGGAGCGGGCTCACCGACGAGACCCGTTTCGCGCGCGCCCGGGCGAACACCGCGGAGGCGCTCCGCGCCTCGATCGACCGGCTCGCCGGGCTCGTGGAGACCGCGGACGATCCGAGGCGCTGA
- the trxA gene encoding thioredoxin yields the protein MSEAITVDEQTFDKVVLQSDVPVLVDFWAAWCGPCRAVAPILDEIAVEQQGKLRIVKLNVDENPNLAAQYRITSIPAMKVFKNGEEVREIIGAMPKPMIEEHLNGII from the coding sequence ATGTCCGAAGCTATCACCGTCGACGAGCAGACCTTCGACAAGGTCGTGCTGCAGAGCGACGTCCCCGTCCTCGTCGATTTCTGGGCGGCCTGGTGCGGCCCCTGCCGCGCCGTGGCGCCGATCCTCGACGAGATCGCCGTGGAGCAGCAGGGCAAGCTCCGCATCGTCAAGCTGAACGTCGACGAGAACCCGAACCTCGCGGCCCAGTACCGTATCACCTCCATCCCCGCGATGAAGGTCTTCAAGAACGGCGAGGAGGTGCGCGAGATCATCGGCGCCATGCCGAAGCCGATGATCGAGGAGCACCTCAACGGCATCATCTGA
- the trxB gene encoding thioredoxin-disulfide reductase — translation MRHIIIIGSGPAGFTAAIYAARAGLQPLLFASSVGIGGELMNTTEVENFPGFPEGVQGPDLMQKMQEQAERFGTEVVYDDITEVDFSGQVKRVTAGDGSVHEAHTVVYATGSAYRKLGIADEDRLSGHGVSWCATCDGFFFREKTIAVVGGGDSAMEEATFLTRFASKVYVIHRREELKASKIMQQRAFDNEKIEFVWNAEVAAIHGDAEVTGVTLRDTVDGTERELPLEGLFIAIGNDPRTHLVHGKLDLTAEGTIAVDGRSSRTSAAGVFAAGDVVDPTYRQAITAAASGTVAALDAEHYLAALGESAAQPADALVG, via the coding sequence ATGCGACACATCATCATCATCGGTTCCGGCCCCGCCGGATTCACCGCCGCGATCTACGCCGCGCGCGCGGGCCTGCAGCCGCTGCTCTTCGCGAGCTCCGTGGGGATCGGCGGCGAGCTGATGAACACGACCGAGGTCGAGAACTTCCCGGGCTTCCCCGAGGGCGTGCAGGGCCCCGATCTCATGCAGAAGATGCAGGAGCAGGCCGAGCGGTTCGGCACCGAGGTCGTCTACGACGACATCACCGAGGTCGACTTCTCGGGCCAGGTGAAGCGCGTCACCGCCGGCGACGGCTCGGTGCACGAGGCGCACACCGTGGTCTACGCCACGGGTTCGGCGTACCGCAAACTGGGCATCGCCGACGAGGATCGGCTCTCCGGGCACGGGGTGTCGTGGTGCGCCACCTGCGACGGCTTCTTCTTCCGCGAGAAGACGATCGCCGTCGTGGGCGGAGGCGACTCGGCGATGGAGGAGGCCACCTTCCTCACCCGCTTCGCGTCGAAGGTCTACGTGATCCACCGTCGCGAGGAGCTCAAGGCCTCGAAGATCATGCAGCAGCGCGCCTTCGACAACGAGAAGATCGAGTTCGTCTGGAACGCGGAGGTCGCCGCCATCCACGGCGACGCCGAGGTCACGGGCGTCACGCTGCGCGACACGGTCGACGGCACGGAGCGCGAGCTGCCGCTCGAGGGGCTCTTCATCGCGATCGGCAACGATCCGCGCACGCACCTCGTGCACGGCAAGCTCGACCTGACGGCCGAGGGCACCATCGCGGTGGACGGCCGGAGCTCCCGCACCTCGGCCGCCGGCGTGTTCGCGGCGGGCGACGTCGTCGATCCCACGTACCGCCAGGCGATCACGGCGGCCGCCTCCGGCACCGTCGCGGCGCTCGACGCCGAGCACTACCTCGCCGCGCTCGGCGAGTCCGCAGCCCAGCCGGCCGACGCCCTCGTCGGCTGA
- a CDS encoding DUF6049 family protein, producing MAGSRADRARGARRRGRRGDRGRCGAHGARRRGAGSRAAARHGVDRRRGPRAQRGGEELPAGTLELRLGTAPLAGPDPGETAEPDGEAAGALIAEVPLPATGPGAEQEQTVSVPRDQLPLGALPEAGVYALRAELVPGEQAGRAATLRASSAVVWRDAAAAADPVVLPLSVIVPLVLPADIRTLPTRTQLEELVPRWEALLAAARAREATLAIDPRVIAGIRAYGDDAPVAAQRFLAALERSPLPDFLLQFADADPAAQADLGFTTLLEPTNLDFVTRFGAFDEPQQGGTDAESGDAANPGDGADATTAGDDDPDAADGAPAGAEAGADRTGGAGGGSGSAGSEAADADAGAEGDDPAADFPFPDIASLTAWDETEPAGWPAEGEADAATLALLDDAGIDTVVLDSGVVAADDGPVVELATGGTAIVTDTGLAGAARAALGAAAPAERSAGLAELAARTAFAAANGDAAVLGLDRGAVGDAEDPAAILDALAGFDWVRATPIAEQRTGTGALAVPAADAASAGESDAADPATGPATDADGTTSATTEAAEAATDAADERRELLGAAVGRESSVSELGAVLAHPAYLSGYQRSRLLELFATRHAGPGFAEVADRFRLRDAELLEGVQAISTEHTQLVGASTRVPVQLRNSLPFDAVVSVEAAPASAALAVAERRFPEVAVPAEANQTVLVPVRSRISSAESGLVVSVSSTGGELTVFTGTLPITIRASFEVIAMWTLGVLAALLLGFGIWRSVRRRRRTGRGPAASEGAGDPGSAE from the coding sequence ATGGCCGGGAGCCGTGCCGACCGCGCGCGCGGCGCACGCCGACGCGGACGGCGCGGGGACCGCGGGCGATGCGGCGCGCACGGCGCTCGTCGTCGCGGCGCAGGATCCCGTGCTGCGGCCCGGCACGGCGTCGATCGACGTCGAGGTCCTCGTGCGCAACGCGGGGGGGAGGAGCTGCCGGCCGGCACGCTCGAGCTCCGTCTCGGCACGGCGCCGCTCGCGGGGCCGGACCCCGGCGAGACCGCGGAGCCGGACGGCGAAGCCGCGGGAGCCCTCATCGCGGAGGTCCCCCTTCCCGCGACCGGGCCGGGCGCGGAGCAGGAGCAGACCGTCTCGGTGCCCCGGGATCAGCTGCCGCTGGGCGCCCTGCCCGAGGCGGGGGTCTACGCGCTGCGCGCCGAGCTCGTGCCGGGCGAGCAGGCCGGTCGCGCCGCGACGCTGCGCGCGTCGTCCGCGGTCGTGTGGCGCGACGCCGCGGCCGCCGCCGATCCCGTCGTCCTGCCGCTGAGCGTCATCGTGCCGCTCGTGCTGCCCGCGGACATCCGCACGCTGCCGACGCGCACCCAGCTCGAGGAGCTCGTGCCCCGCTGGGAGGCGCTGCTCGCCGCCGCGCGCGCCCGGGAGGCGACCCTCGCGATCGACCCGAGGGTGATCGCCGGCATCCGCGCCTACGGTGACGACGCCCCCGTCGCCGCGCAGCGGTTCCTCGCCGCCCTCGAACGGAGCCCGCTGCCCGACTTCCTGCTGCAGTTCGCCGACGCGGACCCTGCGGCCCAGGCCGATCTCGGCTTCACCACCCTGCTGGAGCCGACGAATCTCGACTTCGTGACCCGCTTCGGCGCGTTCGACGAGCCGCAGCAGGGCGGCACCGACGCCGAGAGCGGCGACGCCGCGAACCCGGGCGACGGAGCCGATGCGACGACCGCGGGAGACGACGATCCGGACGCCGCAGACGGCGCCCCGGCGGGCGCGGAGGCCGGGGCGGATCGCACCGGCGGCGCGGGCGGCGGATCCGGGAGCGCGGGATCCGAGGCCGCCGATGCCGACGCGGGCGCGGAGGGCGACGACCCCGCAGCCGACTTCCCGTTCCCCGACATCGCCTCCCTCACCGCCTGGGACGAGACGGAACCCGCGGGCTGGCCCGCGGAGGGCGAGGCGGACGCGGCGACGCTCGCCCTGCTCGACGACGCGGGCATCGACACGGTGGTCCTCGATTCGGGCGTTGTCGCCGCCGATGACGGTCCGGTCGTCGAGTTGGCCACCGGGGGCACCGCGATCGTGACGGATACCGGCCTCGCCGGCGCCGCGCGGGCGGCGCTCGGCGCGGCCGCCCCGGCCGAGCGGTCGGCCGGGCTCGCCGAGCTCGCCGCGCGCACCGCGTTCGCGGCGGCGAACGGCGACGCCGCCGTCCTCGGCCTCGATCGCGGGGCCGTCGGCGATGCGGAGGACCCGGCGGCGATCCTCGACGCGCTCGCCGGCTTCGACTGGGTGCGGGCCACGCCGATCGCCGAGCAGCGGACCGGCACCGGCGCGCTCGCCGTGCCCGCGGCGGACGCGGCAAGCGCGGGGGAGTCCGACGCGGCGGATCCCGCCACCGGTCCTGCCACCGATGCCGACGGCACCACCTCGGCCACGACGGAGGCCGCCGAGGCCGCGACGGATGCCGCCGACGAGCGACGGGAGCTGCTGGGCGCCGCGGTCGGGCGGGAGTCCTCGGTGAGCGAGCTCGGCGCGGTGCTCGCCCACCCCGCGTACCTCAGCGGCTACCAGCGCTCGCGCCTCCTCGAGCTCTTCGCCACCCGTCACGCGGGGCCGGGCTTCGCGGAGGTCGCCGATCGATTCCGGCTCCGCGACGCCGAGCTCCTCGAGGGCGTGCAGGCGATCAGCACCGAGCACACGCAGCTCGTGGGAGCCTCCACCCGGGTGCCCGTGCAGCTGCGCAACTCGCTGCCGTTCGACGCGGTCGTCTCCGTCGAGGCCGCGCCGGCCTCGGCGGCGCTCGCGGTCGCCGAGCGCCGCTTCCCCGAGGTGGCGGTGCCCGCCGAGGCGAATCAGACGGTCCTCGTGCCCGTGCGCAGCCGCATCTCCTCTGCCGAATCCGGCCTCGTCGTGTCGGTGTCCTCGACGGGCGGGGAGCTGACGGTCTTCACGGGCACGCTGCCGATCACGATCCGCGCGAGCTTCGAGGTGATCGCCATGTGGACCCTCGGCGTGCTCGCGGCCCTGCTGCTCGGATTCGGGATCTGGCGGAGCGTGCGGCGTCGGCGCCGCACCGGCCGCGGTCCCGCCGCCTCCGAGGGGGCTGGGGATCCCGGGAGCGCGGAATAG
- a CDS encoding CCA tRNA nucleotidyltransferase, whose translation MDAVRALAGTSPVAVLAEAFAAAGHELALVGGPVRDALLGRPVTDLDFTTSARPEETRAILDAVADTVWDVGRDFGTIAARVHGETVEVTTYRAEIYRDDSRKPEVSYGDTIEGDLLRRDFTINALALMLPGLRLVDVSGGVEDLLAGRIRTPASPESSFTDDPLRMLRAARFAAQLGFAVVPETLGAIVRLADRLDIISAERIRDELVKLLAADDPVPGIRILVDTGLAERFLPELTALVETQDDHGRHKDVYEHSLTVLRQAVELERARRDPGAPAAPDTVLRLAALLHDIGKPATRRFERGGVTFHHHDVVGAKLAKKRLRELRFDNATVKQVARLIELHLRFFGYGEQQWTDSAVRRYVRDAGDELERLHILTRADVTTRNRRKAERLEHAYDDIERRIAELAAAEELAAVRPELDGQRIMAILGIPPGPLVGRAYKHLLEVRLDEGPIGEEAAEARLRAWYAEQTEGRER comes from the coding sequence ATGGACGCCGTGCGCGCCCTCGCGGGGACCTCCCCGGTCGCCGTCCTCGCGGAGGCGTTCGCGGCGGCGGGCCATGAGCTCGCCCTCGTCGGCGGCCCGGTGCGCGACGCGCTGCTCGGACGGCCGGTGACCGACCTCGACTTCACCACCTCGGCGCGCCCGGAGGAGACGCGGGCGATCCTCGACGCCGTCGCGGACACCGTGTGGGACGTCGGTCGCGACTTCGGCACGATCGCCGCCCGGGTGCACGGGGAGACCGTCGAGGTGACGACGTACCGCGCCGAGATCTACCGCGACGACTCCCGCAAGCCCGAGGTGAGCTACGGCGACACCATCGAGGGCGACCTCCTCCGCCGCGACTTCACCATCAACGCGCTCGCGCTCATGCTGCCGGGGCTGCGCCTCGTCGACGTCTCGGGCGGCGTCGAGGACCTGCTGGCCGGGCGCATCCGCACCCCGGCCTCCCCCGAGTCGTCGTTCACCGACGATCCGCTGCGCATGCTCCGCGCCGCCCGTTTCGCGGCGCAGCTCGGCTTCGCCGTCGTGCCGGAGACGCTGGGCGCGATCGTCCGCCTCGCCGATCGGCTCGACATCATCTCGGCCGAGCGGATCCGCGACGAGCTCGTCAAGCTCCTCGCGGCCGACGATCCCGTCCCCGGGATCCGGATCCTCGTCGACACCGGGCTCGCGGAGCGGTTCCTCCCCGAGCTCACCGCGCTCGTCGAGACCCAGGACGATCACGGCCGGCACAAGGACGTCTACGAGCACAGCCTGACCGTGCTGCGGCAGGCGGTCGAGCTCGAGCGCGCGCGGCGCGATCCGGGCGCCCCGGCGGCGCCCGACACCGTGCTCCGCCTCGCCGCCCTGCTGCACGACATCGGCAAGCCCGCGACGCGCCGCTTCGAGCGCGGCGGTGTCACCTTCCACCACCACGACGTCGTCGGCGCGAAGCTCGCCAAGAAGCGGCTGCGCGAACTCCGCTTCGACAATGCGACCGTGAAGCAGGTCGCCCGCCTCATCGAGCTGCACCTGCGCTTCTTCGGCTACGGCGAGCAGCAGTGGACGGATTCGGCCGTGCGGCGCTACGTGCGCGACGCCGGCGACGAGCTGGAGCGCCTCCACATCCTCACCCGTGCGGACGTCACCACGCGCAATCGTCGCAAGGCCGAGCGGCTCGAGCACGCCTACGACGACATCGAGCGGCGGATCGCGGAGCTCGCGGCGGCGGAGGAGCTCGCGGCGGTGCGGCCCGAGCTCGACGGCCAGCGGATCATGGCGATCCTCGGCATCCCGCCGGGCCCGCTGGTCGGGCGGGCCTACAAGCACCTCCTCGAGGTGCGCCTGGACGAGGGCCCCATCGGCGAGGAGGCCGCCGAGGCGCGGCTGCGCGCCTGGTACGCGGAGCAGACGGAGGGACGGGAACGATGA
- a CDS encoding PIG-L family deacetylase, whose product MSEDPRDWFDGRARVLFVHAHPDDETITTGGTLAALAEAGREPLLVTLTRGERGEVVAGPLAALAGAHGLAVVRQNELRTALGMLGLERHAFLGAPPARAAGLPPAIYEDSGMRWGSDGRAEADGAAGADALTSAPAVEVIADLLAAADAAGAGAIVSYDDGGGYGHPDHVLAHRASRAVALALGLPFWEILGRAEAAAATAGDDPDPRHLRAEAHDVSPWLDRKTAALRAHGTQLVVDGADLVHVGGQRESIGTTEAFALRAAPQAGD is encoded by the coding sequence ATGAGCGAGGATCCCCGGGACTGGTTCGACGGCCGGGCGCGCGTCCTCTTCGTGCACGCCCACCCCGATGACGAGACGATCACCACGGGCGGCACGCTCGCGGCGCTCGCCGAAGCCGGCCGCGAGCCGCTGCTCGTCACGCTCACGCGCGGCGAGCGGGGCGAGGTGGTCGCCGGCCCGCTCGCCGCGCTCGCGGGAGCGCACGGCCTCGCGGTCGTGCGCCAGAACGAGCTGCGGACGGCGCTCGGGATGCTCGGCCTCGAGCGCCACGCCTTCCTCGGCGCTCCCCCGGCCCGCGCCGCCGGGCTGCCGCCCGCGATCTACGAGGACTCGGGCATGCGCTGGGGCTCGGACGGCCGCGCGGAGGCGGACGGCGCCGCGGGCGCCGATGCGCTCACGAGCGCGCCGGCCGTTGAGGTCATCGCCGACCTGCTCGCCGCGGCGGACGCGGCGGGCGCCGGGGCGATCGTGAGCTACGACGACGGGGGCGGCTACGGTCACCCCGACCACGTGCTCGCGCACCGCGCGTCCCGCGCCGTCGCGCTCGCGCTCGGGCTGCCCTTCTGGGAGATCCTCGGCAGGGCCGAGGCCGCCGCGGCGACGGCGGGAGACGATCCCGATCCCCGCCATCTCCGGGCCGAGGCGCACGACGTCTCCCCGTGGCTCGACCGCAAGACCGCCGCGCTGCGCGCCCACGGCACGCAGCTCGTCGTCGACGGCGCGGACCTCGTGCACGTCGGCGGTCAGCGGGAATCCATCGGCACGACGGAGGCCTTCGCGCTGCGGGCCGCGCCGCAGGCGGGCGACTGA
- the rpsF gene encoding 30S ribosomal protein S6: MHPYELMVILDPGIDERTVAPSLEKFLGVIRNAGGEIENVDIWGKRRLAYEIKKQAEGIYAVVNFTATPEATAELDRQLGLSEAVLRTKVLRADELIAQRAAQAKRDQAKAARAAAKVGA, from the coding sequence ATGCATCCGTACGAACTCATGGTGATCCTCGATCCGGGTATCGACGAGCGCACGGTGGCCCCCAGCTTGGAGAAGTTCCTGGGCGTCATCCGCAACGCGGGCGGCGAGATCGAGAACGTCGACATCTGGGGCAAGCGCCGTCTTGCTTACGAGATCAAGAAGCAGGCCGAGGGCATCTACGCCGTGGTCAACTTCACCGCGACCCCCGAGGCGACCGCCGAGCTGGACCGCCAGCTGGGTCTCTCCGAGGCCGTGCTGCGCACGAAGGTGCTCCGCGCTGACGAGCTCATCGCCCAGCGCGCCGCGCAGGCGAAGCGCGATCAGGCGAAGGCCGCCCGTGCGGCCGCGAAGGTGGGCGCGTAG
- the ssb gene encoding single-stranded DNA-binding protein — MAGEPLITVVGNLVADPEPRVSQAGKSWVTFRIASTPRVRDRQSGDWSDGEPLWLGCRAYGEYADNIAASLTKGMRVLVQGRLTQRSYTDNQGQQRTSLDLEVEEIGPSLRFATAQVSRGQSRGQVGGFGGGNAQPAGQPSWGQPAAQPQDNPWTNSGQGDSSAGGFGGGFDDEQPF, encoded by the coding sequence ATGGCCGGCGAGCCGCTGATCACCGTCGTCGGCAACCTCGTTGCCGACCCCGAGCCGCGGGTCAGCCAGGCGGGCAAGTCGTGGGTGACCTTCCGGATCGCCTCGACGCCGCGCGTGCGCGACCGCCAGTCGGGTGACTGGTCGGACGGCGAGCCGCTGTGGCTCGGCTGCCGCGCATACGGCGAGTACGCCGACAACATCGCGGCGTCGCTCACCAAGGGCATGCGCGTCCTCGTGCAGGGCCGTCTCACGCAGCGCAGCTACACCGACAACCAGGGGCAGCAGCGCACCTCCCTCGACCTCGAGGTCGAGGAGATCGGACCCTCGCTCCGCTTCGCCACGGCGCAGGTGTCGCGCGGGCAGTCCCGCGGCCAGGTCGGCGGCTTCGGCGGCGGCAACGCCCAGCCCGCCGGTCAGCCGAGCTGGGGTCAGCCCGCGGCGCAGCCGCAGGACAACCCCTGGACCAATTCGGGCCAGGGCGACTCCTCCGCCGGCGGCTTCGGCGGCGGATTCGACGACGAGCAGCCCTTCTAG
- the rpsR gene encoding 30S ribosomal protein S18, whose amino-acid sequence MAGKSSGAGRKPGRGKNAKAVAPAKKQTVGVIDYKDVATLRKFISERGKIRARRITGVSVQEQRLIAKAVKNAREMALLPYAGSGR is encoded by the coding sequence ATGGCAGGCAAGTCCAGCGGCGCAGGCCGCAAGCCGGGTCGCGGCAAGAACGCGAAGGCCGTTGCACCCGCGAAGAAGCAGACCGTCGGCGTCATCGACTACAAGGACGTCGCGACGCTCCGCAAGTTCATCTCTGAGCGCGGCAAGATCCGCGCCCGCCGCATCACCGGCGTGTCCGTGCAGGAGCAGCGTCTGATCGCGAAGGCCGTGAAGAACGCCCGCGAGATGGCGCTCCTCCCCTACGCCGGTTCCGGCCGCTAA
- the rplI gene encoding 50S ribosomal protein L9, whose protein sequence is MAKVILTNEVQGLGSAGDVVDVKSGYARNYLVPQGYGVHWTRGGEAQVAQLRAARAARALASVEDAQVLKAKLQEGKIRLHAKTGTGGRLFGSIKPAAVAAAVSDAGLGEIDKRKITLPSIKSTGEYQAVIHLHEGVDAEVTLQVIAQR, encoded by the coding sequence ATGGCGAAGGTAATTCTCACCAACGAGGTCCAGGGCCTCGGCTCGGCCGGCGACGTCGTCGACGTCAAGAGCGGCTACGCGCGCAACTACCTGGTGCCCCAGGGCTACGGGGTGCACTGGACCCGCGGCGGCGAGGCCCAGGTGGCCCAGCTCCGCGCGGCCCGCGCGGCCCGCGCCCTCGCATCCGTCGAGGACGCGCAGGTGCTCAAGGCGAAGCTGCAGGAGGGCAAGATCCGCCTGCACGCCAAGACCGGCACGGGCGGGCGCCTCTTCGGTTCGATCAAGCCCGCAGCGGTCGCCGCAGCGGTGTCGGACGCCGGCCTCGGCGAGATCGACAAGCGCAAGATCACCCTCCCCTCGATCAAGTCGACGGGCGAGTACCAGGCGGTCATCCACCTCCACGAGGGTGTCGACGCCGAGGTCACCCTGCAGGTCATCG